GGCGTCCAGAATGCGGTAACCACCGGAGATACCGAGAATCAGAGTCCCTTTACTGCCAAAGAAGGTGACAAAGTCATTCTTATGACGATTGCAGCTGGTACCCTGCCAGGTGATCTGTTTGTTGTCACCGAATTCGTAACCGACGACATGTGTGTCGGGGGTCTGCTGATCATCGTCGAAGGCGTAGCGACCACCGCTGGAGACGACGCGGGTTGGATAGTCGACATCCAGACCCCAGCGACAGAGGTCCAGAGAGTGCACACCATTATTGCCCAGTTCGCCGTTGCCATACTTCCAGAACCAGTGCCAGTTGTAATGGATCAGGTTATCCACGTATTTCTGACGGGGAGCAGGTCCCTGCCAGAGATCGTAATTCAGATCGCCGGGGACCGCGGCTGGCTTGCCTGTGCCGATGGGGCCGCGGGCACTTTCGTAAAAAGCACGCGCGAGATAGACATCGCCGATTGCGCCTTCTTTGACTTTCTGAATCCCTTCCTGGATGGATTCACTGCTGCGGCGCTGACTACCCATCTGAACCGCTTTTTTGTTTTTGCGGGCAGCGGCGACCATCATTTCGCCTTCTTTGGGGTTATGACTGCAGGGCTTTTCGACATAGACGTTTTTGCCTGCGGAGCAACCCAGGATGGTGGCGGGGGAATGCCAGTGGTTGGGGGGGGCGACGATCAGGGCGTCGACTTCTTTGTCGTCCAGAATTTTGCGGAAGTCCCCGATCGCCTGTGGTGCCTTTGTAGTCGCTTTTTCGACTGTTTTGGCAGCTTTGGTCAGACGGGTATCATCTGTATCACAGACATATTTGATTTCGACACCATCCAGGGAGCCAAAGATTTTAGCGAGAGCAAGCCCACGTTGCATCCCCATGATGCCAATGGTGACTTTTTCACTGGGGGCATTATTAGCAGCGGAAAGGATGGCCGGTGCCGCGAAGCTCGCAGCAGTGGCTGCCGCCGCCGATTGACCGAGAAAAGTACGACGATTAACCGAATCGGACATAGTCTGGTTCTCCGTTGAGATGGGAGTGAAGGTATCGCAGGATAATAATTTAAAACAAACTGTATTCTAATAGGTTTGGAAGGCAATGAACACGGTAAAACCAAGCCCGAGGGCATTTAATTAAAAAAACTAATTATATGCCGTTTGTAGCCACTCGTACTGATTTGTAGAGAACGAATCAGGCTTTTCTGATGTAATGGGCTGCAAAACTGCGGATATTTTGACCGTTAAGGACGTGGAACATCCTCAACTGCTGGATGGTTTCCTGGCTGAAGCGTCCGAGGGGAACATGGATCAGTTTTTTCTGGTAACGTTTGGCGAGTCTGCGCCAGCCGATTCCCGGGGGGGCTTCACTCAGCACGGCAATGTGTGGTTCCTGACTGTAGTGACAGGCGGCGACCAGCAGGCGTTCTTCGAGTGTATCGACGAAGTCGAACTGGAAGTCGTTCCAGATATCCTGCACGGGTCGCGGGGGGAACAGAAACAGGGCACCGCCGTAGGTCGCCATCCCGATGCCTGGTCCGACCATCTCTTTGCGATAGTCGGTGCCGAAGAAAGCAAGGGTTGATTCGTCCTGATGCTCAGCATGCCAGGTGAGCCGATAGGGATAATCGCGAGGATCAGCGGGGGAGTCGAACAGCATGATCACACAATCGAGTTTGCCGCGACTGGGGGGAAGAACTTTGACGTGAATTTCTCCCGTGTGCCAGTTCCGGAGCGTTTCGCGGAGGTCGAGTCCGTCTTTCATGCTGGTGGTGAATTTTTCGGTTCGCGCCAGATCGACGCCCAGCAGGTTCAAAGCATGGTCTTTGACGCTCGTGCGAAATTTTTCGATGGCGACATCTTCGGGAGGCCAGCTGCATTGTTTAAAGGGATCCCATTTCATTTCCCATTCATCCTGTTGGGGTTTGGGAGGTTTGGGAGTGAGTTCACAATTCCGCCACGAGATAAGACTGCCGGGCAGACGATTGCTTATTTCCAGCATGGTACCGTTGGGAAGCTGGGCCTGTTCAATGCCGAAGGTCAGCTTTTCAAAAGGGAGCAGATGCACGAACGGGTATTCCCGCGCGGTTTCCGCGATCTGAATAGCGAACTGATCGCCGGCCACCTGTTGTGCGGCTTTGACCAGAGTGTAGAGATCAGGGGTCATCCGGCGTTCGATGAGCGAGAGGTTGCGCACATAACGAAAGTAGACTGACAGCAGCTTGGGTGTGATCTTGCGGCCTTTGGATTTCAGTTCGAGTCGATAACGGTCGCGTGCTGTCAGCGCCAGCTCTTTGATTCCGTCCACGGAGAGATTTTCGTCATCTTCCAGTTCAGAACGGGCAGATTCATACAGTCCTGTGATATAGGGGAGTTCGCCGAGCATGAACAGCAATGTTTCTGAATCCGCTGTGTAGATAGCGGTTTCGTTGACTTCTTCATCTTCGACTTCCAGGGGCAGCTGGTCGATGTAGGCATCGTGAATCCAAGGCCAGTCGGAAAGCGAGCAGACCAGCAGGATTGACTTGTATTTCTTTTCCAGTTCCCGCAAGCGATGGGCCATCATCACACAGCGATTGAGTGGCTGACCTTCCGGAAGTTTTTTAAGAGCCGGTAAGACCGCAGCGGCAAAATTTTCCAGGGGAACTTTTTTTAACGCATAGGGATCGGGGAGAGAGGTAGAGATGCTTTCGAACCGCTGTGTCTCCAGGTCAATGAAGTGCCGGTCGATGTGTTCCATCATGGCGATGCGGAGCGCTGCGATGACACCCTGGCAGGGATCGATGGGCACATAACTGCAAAGTCGTTGTACATCATCGTCGTCATCATTCTCTTCCCAGGGAGCGGAACCCGAGATCGAAGGCTCTTCCTGTACTACGGCGGTAATACTGGGGAGAAAAGTGATGGCTCGTTCCACATTCTCCTGAAACGAAGCGGGGAGAGGCACGGCCAGACAGTCAAACTCATTATTAAGCATTACGCGGCGGACTTCGATCGCGAAGTCACCACTGCCATGAATTAATGGCAAGACAGAAATATGAGGACTGATTTTCAAAAAACTGGAGTGAGGAGATGTCATAATGGATTCGTCCAGTTTCTCACATGAAAGCGGTGTACGCGATTGACCGTGATACAAAAAAATGTTGTTCAGAATGGTTGTTTCCGGTCAGGCAGTCGACTGATCAGGACCATTTCCAGCCGGTTGTCTCTTTCAGATTCATGACACATTCAACGGGCCATTCACCCTGGTGCAGTTTGACGATATTCTGGGCCGCCATCGCATAGGCGTCCCGATGCGATTCCTGATCGAGTCCGCCGGTGTGACAGCTTAACAGTACATTTTCCAGTTTGATCAGCGGACTTTCAACAGGCAATGGTTCTTTTTTGAAGACATCGAGTCCTGCGCCCCGTAAATGCCCTGATTCAAGCGCCTCTACTAATGCATTTTCGTCTATCAGTCCCCCGCGGGCGGTATTGATCAGCACGGACCCCTGTTTCATGATGGCGAGTGTATCCCGGTTGATGATGTCGATGGTCTCGGGGGTGACAGGCAGATGCAGGGTGACATAGTCTGATTGTTTCAACAGTTCTTCGAGGCTGAGCAATTTAATCTGATACGTTTTGGCGAATTCTTCATTAGGGTAAGGATCGTAAGCCAGTACATGCATTCCCATACCGATGGCACGGGTGGCAACAGCCTGACCGATACGACCCAGGCCGACGATGCCGATCGTGCTGCCCCAGACGCGTGGTGTTAACTCCCGTTCCCATTCGCCGCTGCGAACGGCACGGTCCTGTGTGCGTGTCATGCGGGCGATGCCCATGAGCAGAGCGAATGCCTGTTCCGCGACAGAGTGATGATTCACACCCGGTGTAATGGTGACGACAATATTCTGTGCATCGGCGGCTGCCAGGTCGACGGCATCAAAGCCGACGCCATAGCGTGAGATGACTTTCAGATCGGGCAGCTGTTCCAGTACTTCGCGAGAATAGATTTCTGCACCGGCAAGGACGGCATCGTACCCCTGAACCTGTTCGACCACGCGATGTGGTTCTTTGCGGAGATCGACTTCTGTGGGAACCGTGTCGACGTCGAAGCCGGCGGCCTGCAGGATTTCGAAATGCGGTCCGAATTCACACATTTTAGCAGTACAGATGACACGAGGCATGATCAGGATTCTTCTCTTAAACAGTGCACGGATACGGTAAAACGGGTATTGTTACTCTAGCGGAAGACGATATCAGCTGACAACGTTCCGACAGCGAAAAAACGAAATGCCGACTAATCAGCGGGGGGGATGAAAGAAACGCTCTGCACTCTGTATGGTCTGGGGGTCTGTCAGTCGCAGTAGTTCGAGGAACTGCTTTGCTTTTCGTGATGTTTCAACATCATTGCCACCAGCTTTGGTTGGCGGGACAAGCGAAGCCAGCAGTAAATAGCGAATGATCGCTTTTTTAACCGAACGTACATCGTAGTCTTCAGCAGCATACAGTTCGACCAGACGCTCCATGACGGTCCAGTCTTCCCACCGCGCCAGGTTCGCGATCACCAGATCGGCCAGTTCGGGTCGCTCCAGCAGTATACGCATTGATCGATTCAAGCGGCGTTTTTCAATTTTATCCTCTCCAAAAGTCCACATGAATGACAGTGCCTGCATCCCGGCAAAGGTTTCACTGAAGGCGGCTGTTTTATCTTTGAACTTGGTTTCATCGATTTTGTCCAGACCGACGGAGCCTGTCAGCAGCAGGTAACCGGACATCAGGCCTCCGATGCCCATGCGGATCTCCTGGGCCGGTATCCGGATCTTTGCTTCCATAAATTGACTGTCCGACTCCTGGCCACACAGCCCGAGCAGTAAGCCATACAGGCCCAGTCGAGGGACGGGGGTGTTTTCGTTTTCCAGCCAGCTGCGCAGCTTTTCGCGCGGTAGTTCTTCCGCAAGGGGTGTAACGGTTTCAAAAGGGGCATTCGCAAATTCCGCAAAGGCGTCATTGGCGATGATCTGATCCGGGTGCTCCAGGTATTTCAGGAAATAGCGGAGTCGGGCAGTCGTCTCTGCTTTCTGCGCGGGGGCCTGTTTTAAATAGTGAATACTGGCGCTGGTAACCGCAATCGGCTCGTTCCAGTGCAGGCTGATCCCGCGCGTTCCCGTCAGCAGAAATAACTCACCTGGTTTGCCTGCGTAATGTCGAGAGAGGGTAATCAGATTGCCGGCTTTCAGATTGCTTTTCAGGGGTTGCTGCAGCACCTCTGTGATTACAAAGCTGGTCCGTCCCGTTTTTTGGAATGTTCCCGCCGCCGAGTTCGACCATTGTCCCAGGAGGGCGACATCCGCCTGTGCCAGCTGTTCGGAAAGTGTTGTGGAAGGACCCGGGCAGAACGGACAGGCCGCCAACTGCGATAAGTTTGAGATCAGCAGCAAACCGCAGAGGACAAAAATGGCTTCGCAGTTGACATCAGTTCGTTTTCGCACGTTCATAACCGGTCCTTCGGTTAAAAGAGGATGTTAACAACTTCCAGCTGTCTTCGCGCGAGATAAAGATGCTCTCTTCTTATTTGAGGAAGAAGAACCGCTCTGCGCTCTTGACGGTTTTAGGGTCTTCCTTGCGTAGTTTGTCGAGCAGTTTTTTGGCTTTTTCGGTGGTGGCTGCATCGGGGCCCGTTCCCTTTTTGTTCTTGCCTTTGGATGCGACGAGCAGGTACCGCACGATGGCCCGTTTAATCGAAGGGATGTCGTAATCCCCTGTGCCATACATGTCCATCAGGCGGTCGATAACAGACCAGTCATCCCAGCGGGCGAGATCGGCGACAACCAGATCGGTGAGTTCCGGTCGATCAAGCAGCAGTTGCATGGATTTTCGCAGGCGTTCTTTGTCAATGCGACCATCGCCGTAAGTCCACATGAACCGCAGGGCCTGCATGGCAGCGTAGGTTTCGCTGAACGCGACATCTTTGGGTACGAATTTCGTTTCATCAATCTTATCCAGACCGTCCGCACCAGTCAGCAGCAGGTATCCTGAAATGACACCATCGATGCCCAGGCGAAATTCTTTGGTGGGCTCATTGATTTTCTTTTCCATGAAGGAGACGTCTTCCCCGGTGCCGCAAAGCCCGAGCAACAAACCGTAGAGTCCGATACGAGTGACCGGTGTATCCGGATCGATGAGCCACTTACGGATTTTTTCGCGGGGCATTTCTTTGGAGAGCGGGGTGATATCTTCATAAGGTGCATTTGCGAATTCCGCATAGGCGTCGTTGGAGATCATCTGGTCGGGATATTCCAGAAACTTCATGAAGTATTTGAGGCGTTTGGACGTTTTTATTTCAGGTGCCGGTGCCTGTGAAATGTAGTGGAAGCTGGTTTCGGTGACTTCGATGGGATCGCCCCAGTCGACTTCGGCTCCTTTGGTTCCCAGCAGCAGAAACAGGTTACCTTTCTTCCCGGGACGATGTCGATTGATGGTGATCTGATCGCCGGCTTTGAGTTTGTCTTTGTCTGACTGTCGTACAATTTCTTTGACTTCGAATACGGTTTTGCCCGCTTTTTCCAGCGTTCCCTTTTCCGCTTCGGACCATTGTGCGAGGACGGCGACATCGGACTGCGAAAGCTGCTCGGTCAATGTGAGTGACGGAGCAGAACAGAAGGGGCAAGCGGTGAGGGCCGGTGTTTGTGTAAATACGATCAGCCCACAAATGAGTGCCAGGAAAATACGATTATTAAAATACTTTGTCAGACCAGTCATGTGCCGAACCTCGTGGCGGTAGAAAACAGTTATTGGTGAAACGAATTTGATTCGCTATTTGTCGTGTGATTCTTCATTATTTATCAATGACGATGGCATCGTCAATCGTGTAGATGCGTTCGAGTTCTCCGTCAAAGCTTTCCGCATTGATATGGAAAACCCCGACCACATCAAAGGGGCGATTGAGGATATAGTCGGCTGTAACGCCTTCGCGCATAATTACCGGAAACAGATCGTAGATTTTCGGGTTCTTACCGAAACAGCAGATCTGGTTATCCCGCGCGAGCAGAAAATATTCATTACCTGACTGCTGAAAGGGGGGATACATGAACCCGCGAATGCGAATGCGTTTTCCGTCCAGATTTTTCAGCCATTCAGGCATCAACTCGGGGGCCTCGGGAGTCACGGGCTCCATGTTCATGATTTTGAGTAAATCGAGGTCGTCGTAATTGACGAGCAGTGCGTTTTCGGGAGAAGTTCTGCGGAAGGAGCGTTCTTTGACCAGTATTTTGACTTCGCGTGGCTCGCTGGCGCGCTTTTCCTGCTTGACTTCCTCGTCTGTCAGGGCCCGTTTTTTGGGATCGGGGCGTTGCGCCACAACGGGCAAAGAAGTGTCGATAGAGAGTGTCTCACCGGACTTCAGACTCGCCGAATCCGATTTGGCAGCTGCTGCGGTTGTCTGTTCTGAGGGGGGGGCAGGTACAGCTGGTTTCACAGCAACGGTAGTGGAAGTTTCCACCTGGGCCACTGGTTCGGCTGGTTGTTGCTCAGGCGTTACCTCAGCAGTCGCCTTTGCAGGTGTGGAATCAGACTGGGGGCGATCGTGATCAATCTGTTCGCTGAACTGCCGGTAATCGGTT
The sequence above is a segment of the Gimesia algae genome. Coding sequences within it:
- a CDS encoding Gfo/Idh/MocA family protein gives rise to the protein MSDSVNRRTFLGQSAAAATAASFAAPAILSAANNAPSEKVTIGIMGMQRGLALAKIFGSLDGVEIKYVCDTDDTRLTKAAKTVEKATTKAPQAIGDFRKILDDKEVDALIVAPPNHWHSPATILGCSAGKNVYVEKPCSHNPKEGEMMVAAARKNKKAVQMGSQRRSSESIQEGIQKVKEGAIGDVYLARAFYESARGPIGTGKPAAVPGDLNYDLWQGPAPRQKYVDNLIHYNWHWFWKYGNGELGNNGVHSLDLCRWGLDVDYPTRVVSSGGRYAFDDDQQTPDTHVVGYEFGDNKQITWQGTSCNRHKNDFVTFFGSKGTLILGISGGYRILDAKDKEIEKVDGNQGLREHAQNFIDAIRNNEPLNLNAEIEIGHKSTLLCHLGNIAHRTGRTMTCDPTNGHIQNDKEAMTLWTREYEPGWEPKV
- a CDS encoding phosphoglycerate dehydrogenase is translated as MPRVICTAKMCEFGPHFEILQAAGFDVDTVPTEVDLRKEPHRVVEQVQGYDAVLAGAEIYSREVLEQLPDLKVISRYGVGFDAVDLAAADAQNIVVTITPGVNHHSVAEQAFALLMGIARMTRTQDRAVRSGEWERELTPRVWGSTIGIVGLGRIGQAVATRAIGMGMHVLAYDPYPNEEFAKTYQIKLLSLEELLKQSDYVTLHLPVTPETIDIINRDTLAIMKQGSVLINTARGGLIDENALVEALESGHLRGAGLDVFKKEPLPVESPLIKLENVLLSCHTGGLDQESHRDAYAMAAQNIVKLHQGEWPVECVMNLKETTGWKWS